A single Flavobacterium sp. 1 DNA region contains:
- a CDS encoding acyl-ACP desaturase: MSIKNIRLEVMQFLENKVDSFVDQYLIPVEKIWQPSDFLPNSESDNFLEEVKELREISKDLPYDFWVAMVGDMITEEALPTYENWLMEVEGVDNEGRNGWSKWVRQWTGEENRHGDLLNKYLYLSGRVNMREVEMTTQHLINDGFDIGTGRDPYKNFVYTSFQELATYVSHNRVSQLAKSYGDKKLSKMCKMIAGDEMRHHHAYSEFVTQIFKVDPSEMMLAFQYMMKQKIVMPAHFLRESGNKISSAFEHFSDSAQRIGVYTANDYVEIMQKLIDKWEIDKISGLTDEAEKARDYLMKLPGRMARISERLVIPTESFQFKWIEPARL; the protein is encoded by the coding sequence ATGTCTATAAAAAACATTCGTCTGGAAGTAATGCAATTTCTAGAAAACAAGGTTGACAGTTTTGTTGATCAATACTTGATACCTGTAGAGAAAATTTGGCAGCCTTCTGACTTTTTACCCAATTCCGAAAGTGATAATTTTCTTGAAGAAGTAAAAGAACTAAGAGAAATTTCCAAAGATCTGCCTTATGATTTTTGGGTAGCTATGGTTGGTGATATGATTACCGAAGAAGCTTTGCCAACTTATGAAAACTGGCTGATGGAAGTGGAAGGTGTCGATAACGAAGGTAGAAACGGCTGGTCAAAATGGGTTCGTCAGTGGACAGGAGAAGAAAACCGTCACGGTGATTTATTGAATAAATACTTGTATTTATCAGGTCGTGTGAATATGCGTGAAGTGGAGATGACTACGCAACACTTAATCAATGATGGTTTTGACATTGGAACGGGCAGAGATCCCTATAAAAACTTTGTATATACCAGTTTTCAGGAATTAGCTACCTATGTTTCTCACAACAGAGTGTCACAATTGGCCAAAAGTTATGGTGATAAGAAATTATCCAAAATGTGTAAAATGATTGCTGGTGACGAAATGCGTCATCATCATGCCTACAGCGAATTTGTAACTCAAATTTTTAAAGTGGATCCAAGTGAAATGATGCTTGCTTTTCAATACATGATGAAACAAAAAATCGTGATGCCTGCTCATTTCTTAAGAGAATCCGGAAATAAAATCAGTTCTGCTTTCGAGCATTTTTCTGATTCTGCACAGCGAATTGGTGTTTATACCGCAAACGATTATGTAGAAATCATGCAAAAATTAATTGATAAATGGGAAATAGATAAAATCAGCGGTTTGACTGATGAAGCCGAAAAAGCCCGTGATTACTTGATGAAATTACCAGGCAGAATGGCAAGAATCTCTGAAAGGCTTGTTATTCCTACTGAATCATTCCAATTCAAATGGATAGAACCGGCGAGATTGTAG